A section of the Marinoscillum sp. 108 genome encodes:
- a CDS encoding efflux RND transporter periplasmic adaptor subunit, with protein sequence MKKRQWMILGITLGVLVLAFGMSFFFAGQKEAPEMKKPPVVKKYVKTVPVSYEDIQTHVMAFGRVQTAQSLDLLSEVSGRMFEGQVRLKEGQNFRKGTLLFYIDDKEATLTLKSQKSNFLRDIAAILPDMKIDHSGNFEAWEAYFASIDINKDLPELPEAKSEKEKTFMATKGIYSTFYTIKSAEERLKKYRYYAPFDGSISEVNMESGAFINPGTKIGTIIKTGSHELKVSVETKDIPWVQLGTPVEIYSEETQQSWAGEVIRMSDFVNQNTQSVDVFISIEPGKQKIYDGQFIQSAIPARKVENGMIIPRSALYNSNEVFVVEDTLLKVKQVFVHRTMDENVIISGLEVGEDLVVEPLVSAHNNMIVFKLEQKDIDRETGAPDSTNPPVGGNLGSN encoded by the coding sequence ATGAAAAAAAGACAATGGATGATCCTTGGGATCACATTGGGGGTCTTGGTATTGGCTTTCGGCATGAGCTTTTTCTTTGCCGGACAAAAGGAAGCCCCGGAGATGAAAAAACCACCCGTAGTAAAGAAGTATGTCAAGACAGTTCCTGTTTCTTATGAGGACATCCAAACGCATGTAATGGCCTTTGGAAGGGTACAAACGGCTCAGTCTCTGGACTTGTTGTCAGAAGTTTCTGGACGGATGTTTGAAGGTCAGGTGAGACTCAAGGAAGGACAGAATTTCCGAAAGGGCACTTTGCTCTTCTACATAGACGATAAAGAAGCTACGCTCACGCTGAAGTCTCAAAAGAGCAATTTTCTCAGGGACATTGCGGCCATACTGCCCGATATGAAGATAGACCACTCTGGCAATTTTGAAGCCTGGGAGGCCTATTTCGCTTCTATAGATATTAACAAGGACTTACCTGAGTTGCCAGAGGCGAAATCTGAAAAGGAGAAAACCTTCATGGCTACCAAAGGGATCTATTCCACTTTTTATACCATCAAAAGTGCAGAAGAGCGATTGAAGAAGTATCGTTATTACGCGCCTTTCGATGGGAGTATCTCCGAAGTGAATATGGAATCAGGTGCGTTCATTAACCCTGGCACCAAGATTGGGACCATCATCAAGACAGGCTCGCATGAGTTGAAGGTCTCTGTAGAGACCAAGGACATTCCATGGGTGCAGCTGGGCACTCCGGTTGAAATTTATTCGGAAGAAACCCAGCAGAGCTGGGCGGGAGAGGTGATACGAATGAGTGATTTTGTAAATCAAAATACCCAATCGGTAGATGTCTTTATTTCTATAGAGCCAGGAAAGCAGAAGATTTATGATGGTCAGTTTATACAGTCCGCCATTCCTGCAAGGAAGGTGGAAAACGGGATGATTATTCCCAGAAGTGCACTTTACAACTCCAATGAGGTTTTTGTGGTGGAAGACACGCTGCTGAAGGTCAAGCAGGTTTTTGTGCATCGTACCATGGATGAAAATGTAATCATCAGCGGGCTCGAGGTAGGTGAGGACCTGGTGGTAGAGCCACTCGTGAGTGCCCACAATAATATGATCGTGTTTAAGCTTGAGCAGAAAGACATAGATCGTGAAACCGGAGCTCCAGATTCTACTAACCCTCCAGTAGGTGGAAACCTTGGATCTAACTAA